GCCACCTGGGCATCGCTGGCCAGCGCCGGGTGGCAGCAGGTAAAGATCAGGCGCAGGCGGTCGTCTTCGAGCAGCTCGCTCTCCTCGGCGACGCCCTCATCTGGCAGCTCGGCCTGTTCGTCCAGCGGCTGAAAGCGGCGCTGCCGACGCAGGTTGTCGATGGCCTTGAAGCGCCCGGCAGAGACCAGCCAGGCGCGCGGGTTGTCCGGAACACCACTCTGCGGCCACTGCTCGACCGCACTGCGAAAGGCCTCATGCAGCGCCTCTTCGGCCAGGTCGAAATCGCCGAGCAGGCGAATCAGGGTGGCGGCGACTCCTCACGGTACAGCCGCGCGATCAGATCGGTGACAGGTGGCGATATCGACATGCGCTTCTCCTCGACGAATACCTACGTTGCCCAATACTGCTCGTGACGTCGAGGGGCGGCACAATCCGCCACTCGATTTGGCACCCATCGTATTGGCAGCCGCACGGCCGCTGGGCATAGTCGCGCCATTCCAATATTAACGAAGGGAGTCTTGCTATGCGTTGGTTGCTGCTCGGCCTGGCGGGTGCTGCGGTATTTCTTTATGGCCGGATCACCGGCGATGCGCAGCTCAGCCTGCTGACCAAGGGCATCCCGGTGATCGCCCTGCTGCTCTGGCTGCGCCAGGCACCGGCTGGCACCTACCGGCGCTGGATTTGCATCGGCCTGGTATTTTCCCTGGCCGGCGACATCCTTCTGGACTGGCCCGGCGACCTCTTCGTGTTCGGCCTCGGCGCCTTCCTGATCGGTCACCTGGCCTATCTGCGCGCCTACGTCTCCGATAGCCGGCTGCCGGCCCTACCCGCCTTGCTGCTGGCGCTGATCGCCGGTGGCGCGATGTTCGCCATACTGGCCAGCAGCGGTCTGGGCGAGCTGCTGATTCCGGTGGCCTGCTATGCCACCGCGATTTGCCTGATGCTCTGGCGCGCCCTGGCCCGCATCGGACACCCGGACCTACAGCCGCGCTCCACCTGGCTCGCCGCAGTTGGTGCGGCGCTCTTCGTGCTGTCCGACAGCCTGATCGGTATCGACCGCTTCGTCACCAGCTTCGACGCCGCACCCTACGCCATCATCCTTACCTACTGGCTTGGCCAGTGGGGCATCGCCGCCTCGGCCTTTCGACGCACCAAGGCCTAGAGCTGTTGCTGCGGACGGACGAACAATCGGGAAAGCCCTGACTATTGCCCGCACTTGGCCAGGCTTTGTACGAAAAGTGCCTGCGCTCGGTGATGCTTCGTTAAAAACTGGTTCAGCAAGCCGCTTACGGCTAACGCGCTTCAGCGCGGCCCGGAGGGCGAGCGCAGCGAGTCATGCTCATTTACAACTCGTAAACTTCGCTTCCTCACCCGTTTTTGCCTCGCCTGACCATCGCTCGACGACTTTTCGTACAAAGCCTAAAATGCCGGCCTTTTCCGCTAGCTATTGCGACCGCCGTGAGCCAAGAACCTGATCGTCTATTCGCCCAGCCTCTGCCCGAGGTGCCCGATTTCGTCTTCAACGAGGACGTGGTACGGGTCTTCCCTGACATGATCAAGCGTTCGGTCCCCGGCTACCCGACTATCGTCGAGAACATCGGCGTGCTCGCTGGCCAGTTCGCTCAGCCGCAGACCACCCTGTACGACCTCGGTGCTTCGCTCGGCGCGGTGACTCAGGCCCTACGCCGCCACGTGCGCGTCGATGGCTGCAAGGTGATCGCCGTGGACAACTCGCCGGCCATGGTCGCCCGCTGCAGCGAGTACCTGCATGCCCAGGACGCCATGTTCCAGGAGCTGCTGCCGGTGGACGTGATCGAAGCCGACATTCTTGCGCTCGAACTGCAGTCAACCTCACTGGTCACGCTCAACTTCACCCTGCAATTCATCCCGCCAGAGCGGCGCCTGGAGCTGCTCACACGTATTCGCCAGGCCCTGCTGCCCGGTGGCGCGCTGATCCTCTCGGAGAAACTGCGCTTCGAAGACACCGCCGAGCATGAGCTGCTCACAGAGCTGCATGTAGCCTTCAAACGTGCCAACGGCTACAGCGAGCTGGAAATCGCGCAGAAACGCAGCGCCATCGAGAAGGTGATGCTACCCGACAGCCTCCAGCAGCACCGCGAACGCCTGCTGGCTGCCGGTTTCAGCAAGGTGGTGCCCTGGTTCCAGTGCCTTAACTTCGCCTCGCTGGTGGCCCTGCCATGATGAGAGACCTAGATCTCGACGCGCTGCAGGCGCAACTGGCCGGTACCCCGCTGCTGGACTGGGCTTGTGAGCTGCCCGGGCAACTCGATGCCAAGCTGGCCATCGGTCACGGTGACCTGCCGCGCTGGTACGGTGCCGTGCAGGCACTGCCGGATCTGCAGGTAAGCGAGGTGGAGCTGGTGCAACGCTTCGCCTTTGGCGGTGCCAGCGACGAAGCAACCCGCGCACAATTGAAGACCGCCCTGCAGGGCTTGATTCCCTGGCGCAAGGGGCCATTCGAATTGTTCGGTGTGCATATCGACACCGAATGGCGCTCGGACTGGAAATGGCAGCGTGTCGCTCCGCACCTCGACCTGCGCGGAAAACGCATCCTCGATGTCGGTTGCGGCAACGGCTACTACATGTGGCGCATGCTCGGTGCAGGCGCAAACAGCGTGGTCGGCATCGACCCCAACTGGCTGTTCCTCTGCCAGTTCCTGGCGATGAAGCGCTACCTGCCGGATCAACCGGTGTGGCACCTGCCACTGGCCTTCGAGGAGCTGCCAGCCAAGCTTCAGGGCTTCGACACCGTGTTCTCCATGGGTGTGCTGTACCACCGTCGCTCGCCCATCGATCACCTGCTCGATCTAAAGGATGCCTTGGTCAAGGGCGGCGAACTGGTGCTGGAAACCTTGGTAGTCGAGGGCGACAGCGAGCAGGTGCTGGTACCGGAAGACCGCTACGCACAGATGCGCAACGTCTGGTTCCTGCCCTCGGTGCCGGCGCTGGAGCGCTGGCTGCGCCGTGCCGGTTTCGAGGACGTACGCTGCGTCGACGTCAGCACCACCTCGGTGGAAGAACAACGTGCCACCGAGTGGATGCGCTTCCAGTCGCTACCTGAATTCCTCGACCCTGCCGACCACAGCCGTACCGTCGAAGGCCTGCCGGCACCGACCCGCGCCGTGCTGGTCGCGCGCAAGCCCTAGGCACAGCGAGTCTCGTAGGGCGGGTGCAACCCGCCAGACTGCAATTGGCGGGTTGCACCCGCCCTACGGTCGCAGCCAACGCGCACGCCGCTGAGCGATCAAAAGCAGCGGTTCACCGGCGCCCTGCTCTACCACACCACGGGCACCGCCCAGGCGGATCCTTCCCTCGATGTTCTGCGCCAGCAGACGACGCATGCGCCGACGCCAGAACCAGGCGCCAACCCAATCGACGATGGCGTTCTGCAGATCCTGCGGCCACATGGCCGGCATGTAGAACTCGGGCATGGCCGGGCGCGTGCGCTTCGGTACGCCGAACGATATCGGCGACCGTGTGCTGCCCGGCGTACTCATGCTGTTCGCCCGCAGCCATCCGGGTGTGGAGGTCGAGGTTAACGTGGGGCGCAGCGTGGATCTGGTGGCCAAGCTGGATGCCGGCGAGCTGGACCTGACCCTGATCAACGCCGGCAACGACGGCCTGGATGATGCGCGCGGCGAAGTGATCTATTCGGAGGAACTGGTCTGGGCCGGGCGTGACGGTGGCCTAGCCATGCAGCGCTCGCCATTGCCGCTGGCACTGGCCAAGCCCGGCTGCGCCTGGCGCCGCACCGCGCTCGATGCGCTGGATCGACAAGGGCTGGCGTACCGTATCGCCTATTCCTGTGAGCAGTGCGCCGGCCAGGAAGCGGCAATGACCGCCGACCTGGCCATCGCGCCTTTCCCCCGCAGCCTGGTCAAGCCGCCGCTACGCCGACTCGGCGCAGAACAAGGCTTGCCCACCCTTGGCGAGTACCACATCAAACTGATTCTCGGCCATCAACGCAATGATGCCGTCGAGGCGCTCGCCAGGCAGATGGTTCAGGCTTTCAGCCAGGATTGAACGAAGTGGGAGGCGCTTCAGCGGCTATAGACCATCGAAAGTCGCGGCTGAAGCCCCTCCCACAAAGTACGCTAGCCGCGGTAAGCAGCGGCGACGATCAGCGCCTTCATCTCGGCGACGGCCTGCTTGAAACCGACGAACAACGCATGGGCAACGATGGCGTGGCCGATATTCAGTTCGTTGATGCCGGGAATCGCGGCGACAGCCTCGGCATTGTGGTAGTGCAAACCGTGACCGGCGTTGACGATCAGCCCGTGGTTCAGGCCGCAGATAACGCCATCGCGAATGCGTGAAAGCTCATGCGCAGCTTCTTCCGCGGTGTGCGCATCAGCATAGCGACCGGTATGCAGTTCGATGGCCGGCGCGCCGACGCGCATGGCCGCTTCGATCTGCCGCTCTTCGGCGTCGATGAACAACGACACCTCGCAACCGGCCAGCGTCAGACGCTCCACCGCCGCGGCGATACGCGCCTCCTGCCCGGCCACGTCCAGACCGCCTTCGGTGGTCAGTTCCTGGCGGGTTTCCGGTACCAGGCAGACATGCGCCGGACGGATCTGCTCGGCGAAACCAAGCATGAAATCGGTGATGCCCATCTCGAAGTTCATTCGCGTCTGCAGCACGTCGGCCAGCACACGTACGTCGCGATCCTGAATGTGCCGGCGGTCTTCACGCAGGTGCACGGTAATGCCATCGGCGCCGGCTTCTTCGGCGTCCAGCGCGGCCTTGACCGGGTCCGGGTAGCGCGTGCCACGAGCCTGGCGCAGGGTGGCGACGTGGTCGATGTTCACGCCGAGCAGAATACGATTGGCCTCAGTCACGCTTGGACTCCTTGAGCGTCATGAAAAGTTCGCGGCTGACCAGGGGCCTGCCGCCGAGGTGAGGTGCCAGCGCCTGACGCATCAGACGCTTGGCGGCAGCCAGCGCGCCTGGGGTCTGCCAGTCGGCTTCGGCCATGGCCAACAGTTCGCGGCCCTGGAATACACCGGGTTGCAGTTGTACCACCGGCACCAGGCCTATGTCCTGCTGCCAACGGTAAAGTGCAGTCGGATCGATGGGTTGGTCGTGCTGGTCACGATCCAGGGCGAAACCATAGCCCAGCTCGTCCAGCAGACGCCATTCGAACGCACGCAACAGCGGCTCCAGCGCCCGGCCGGCAGCCAGTGCCTGCAAGGTGAGGCCATAGTGTTCGAGCATCACGGGGTGCGGGTCTTCGGCCGGCAGCAGGCGGATCAGCAGTTCGTTGAGATAGAGCCCTGAGAACAGCGCCTCGCCGGTCAGCAACAGAGGAATGCCGGCGCTTTCCAGGCGGCCGACGGTCTTCAGCTCGCCCCGCCCGCGCAGCTCCAGCTCCAACGGCGCAAAAGGCCGGGCGATGCTGCCGACCTTGCCGCGTGCGGCGCGTAGCACGGCACGCACGCGGCCCTGGGCGGTAAAGAAATCCACCAAGGCGCTGCTTTCCTTGTACGGACGGCTATGCAGAACGTAGGCGGCAGAAGTCATGTGGTTAACCGCCAGAATGCGCCATGAGCAACAACGAGGATGCGTATGGCGCCTCGATCAATCCAGGTAACCCAGCGAACGCAGGGCGCGTTCGTCGTCGGACCAGCCACCTTTGACCTTGACCCAGAGGTTGAGCATCACCTTGGAGTCGAACATGGTTTCCATGTCCTTGCGCGCTTCCTGGCCGATGCGTTTGATGCGCTCACCCTTGTCGCCGATGATGATCTTCTTCTGTCCGTCGCGCTCCACCAGGATCAGACCATGGATATGCAGGATACGGCCTTCCTGTTTGAATTCCTCGATCTCTACGGTGATCTGGTACGGCAGCTCGGCACCGAGCTGGCGCATGATCTTCTCGCGGATCAGCTCGGCCGCCAGGAAGCGGCTGGAACGGTCGGTGATCTGGTCTTCCGGGTAGAAATGCTCGGACTCCGGCAGGCGCTCGCCTACCAGCTTCTCCAGGGTGTCGAGGTTCTGCCCCTGCAGCGCGGAGATCGGTACGATCTCGGCTTGCGGCAATTGCTCGGCCAGCCAGCCCAGGTGCGGCAGCAGCTCGCTCTTGTCTTCCAGGCGGTCGGATTTGTTCACCGCCAGCAGGATCGGACATTTGACGTGCTGCACCTTCTCCAGCACCAGTTGATCTTCGTCGGTCCAGCGCATGCGGTCGACCACGAACACCACGACATCAACGTCTTTCAGCGCGGTGGAGGCGCTACGGTTCATGTAGCGGTTGAGTGCCTTATCGTTCTGCTTGTGCAGGCCGGGCGTGTCGACGTAGACGGCCTGAATCTCGCCCTCGGTCTTGATCCCGAGCATGTTGTGGCGGGTGGTCTGCGGTTTACGCGAAGTGATCGCCAACTTCTGCCCGAGGATGTGGTTGAGCAGCGTCGACTTGCCCACGTTGGGCCGGCCGACGATGGCGACGTAGCCGCAACGGGTCACAGGTGCATCAGTCATTGCCATTCTCCACCCCGAGGGCGATCAGCGCCGCAGCCGCAGCGACCTGCTCGGCGATACGCCGGCTGCCGCCCTGGCCCAGGGTCTTTTCATTGAGCAGGGAAACCTGGCACTCGACCATGAAGGTACGGCAGTGCGGCTCGCCCTGTACGTCCACCACCTCGTAACGAGGCAGCTCGCAGGCACGCGATTGCAGGAACTCCTGCAGGCGCGTTTTCGGGTCCTTGTTGGTGTCGACCAGGGTCAGGCCATCCAGCTCGCCGGTCAGCCAGTCCAGCACGCGCTCGCGTGCTGCATCCATACCGGTGTCCAGATAGATGGCGCCGATCAGCGCCTCCAGAGCATCGGCCAGGATCGACTCGCGACGAAAGCCGCCACTTTTCAGCTCACCAGAGCCCAGGCGCAGGTATTCGCCCAGCTCGAAACCGCGCGCCAACACGGCTAGCGTCTCGCCCTTGACCAGGCGTGCGCGCAGGCGCGACAGCTGGCCTTCGCGGGCTTGCGGGAAGCGCTCGAACAGCGCTTCACCGGCGACGAAATTGAGAATGGCATCACCGAGAAATTCCAGCCGCTCATTGTTGCGGCCGGCGAAACTGCGATGGGTCAGGGCCAGGACCATCAGGTCCTGATCCTTGAAGCTATAGCCGAGCTTGCGCTCGAGGCGGGACAGATTGGGAGTCACGGCATCCGTACACGAAATTCTTTGTCGAAATTCACCACCAGATCGAGGTTCTCGATCAGCGGCTCGCGTTTTTCATACTTGAGGTGGACCAGAAACTCATTGTTCTCCACCTTGACCTGCAGAGCGTCGCGCATGTTCAGGTCACGAATGTTGTTGACCTGCATGCCTTTGCTCACATGGTTGTAAAACTCACCGACGGTGCGTACATCCGACGCCTTGTCGGTTTCCACCGAAGTGATGATCTTCTCCAGCGACATGTAGTCGAGATAGTGGGGCATCACCTTGAAGGCAGTGCTGGCGAAGAATGCCACCACGGCCAGAACCACCAGCCAACCCAGAATGGAAAGCCCCTGCTGCGAGCGCGCGAAAGTCATGTGTATCCCCAATAGACGGTCTTGTTGGAAAGCCTGACGGCTAGACTATTTATAGCCTGTGGCGCTGCATTGAACAGCGCGCCAGTGCTCAATGAATCAGGCCGACCCGAGAGAAGTTGGGCAGATTGCTGGTCTTGGGTTCCGGCCAGCTCATCCAGATGGCGAAGGCCTTGCCGACGATATGGTCGTCTGGGACCATGCCCCACAGCTCCTGAGGAATATGACGATCGCGCCAGTAACGGCTGTCGTTGGAGTTGTCACGGTTGTCGCCCATCATGAAGTAGTGCCCTTCCGGCACCACCCATTGGCCGCCGGGCTCGCGGCGCATGCGGGTCATTTCCTTGCGGATGGTGTGTTCGACCTGGCCCAGACGCTCCTGATAGAGCATCGCACCACCCAGGCTGCCCGGCTCCTCACCGATCAGCTTCTCGGCCACCGGCTCGCCATTGATCAGCAGACGCTTGCCCTGGGTGTACTCGATGCGATCACCCGGCAGCCCCACCACGCGCTTGATGTAGTTGATGGTCGGGTCGCTGGGATAGCGGAACACCATCACATCGCCGCGCTGCGGGTTATCCACCTCGATGATCTTCTCGTCGATCACCGGCAGACGAATACCGTAGGCGAACTTGTTGACCAGGATGAAATCGCCTACTTCCAGGGTCGGCTTCATCGACCCGGAAGGAATCTGGAAAGGTTCCACCAGAAACGAGCGCAGCACCAGCACGATGGCCAGCACCGGGAAGAAGGATTTGCCGTACTCGACCAGCAAGGGCTCCTTGCTCAGACGTTCCAGCACCCTGTCGTCAGGATCGTCGACCCGTCCCTGGTACGCCGCAATCGCCGCACGGCGGCGCGGAGCCAGAAGAATCAGATCGATCAGGGCCAGGAAGCCGCAGACGGCGACCGCGATAACCAACAGGAGCGGGAAATTGATCGACATAGAGCCTTAGCTATCCAACCTGAGCACGGCGAGGAAGGCTTCCTGTGGGATTTCCACGTTACCGACCTGCTTCATGCGTTTCTTACCGGCCTTCTGCTTCTCGAGCAGCTTCTTCTTACGGCTCACGTCGCCACCGTAACATTTGGCCAGTACGTTCTTTCTGAGCGCCTTGACAGTGGTCCGCGCGATGATCTGACCGCCGATGGCTGCCTGGATCGCCACATCGAACATCTGCCGAGGAATCAGTTCCTTCATCTTCTCGGTCAAGGCACGGCCCTTGTAGGCCGCGTTGTCGCGGTGAACGATCAAGGCCAGAGCATCGACCTTGTCGCCGTTGATCAGTACGTCCAGCTTGACCAGATTGGCAGACTGGTAGCGGTCGAAATGATAGTCCAGCGACGCATAACCACGGCTGGTCGACTTCAGACGGTCGAAGAAGTCCAGCACCACTTCGTTCATCGGCAGGTCGTAGCGAACCTGAACCTGCGACCCGAGAAATTGCATGTCGCGCTGCACGCCACGCTTCTCGATGCACAGGGTGATGACGTTACCCAGGTGTTCCTGCGGCACCAGGATGGTCGCGGTGACTATTGGCTCGCGGAAGTCGGCCACTGCCGAAACGTCCGGCAACTTGGACGGGTTGTCCACGGTGATGGTTTCACCCGTCTTGAGCTCGATCTCGTAGATTACACTCGGCGCGGTGGTGATCAGGTCCAGGTCGTACTCGCGCTCCAGGCGCTCCTGGATGATCTCCATGTGCAGCATGCCGAGGAAGCCGCAACGGAAACCGAAGCCCAGGGCATCGGAGCTTTCCGGCGCGTACTGCAGCGATGAATCGTTGAGAGTCAGCTTCTGCAGGGCATCGCGGAAGTCCTCGAAATCGTCTGAGCTGACCGGGAACAGGCCGGCGTACACCTGCGGCTGGATCTTCTTGAAGCCCGGCAGTACTTCGACCTCTGGGGTAGAGGACAGGGTCAGGGTGTCACCCACCGGCGCACCATGAATGTCCTTGATGCTGGCGATGATGAAGCCCACTTCACCGGCTTTGAGATCAGCAGTAGCGGTGTGTTTCGGGGTGAATACACCAACGCTGTCGACCAGGTGCACCTTGCCGGTGGACTTGACCAGAATCTTGTCGCCCTTCTTCACGCGGCCCTGGCGCACGCGCACCAGCGAGACCACGCCCAGATAATTGTCGAACCAGGAATCGATGATCAACGCCTGCAGCGGCGCATCGATCTCGCCGGTCGGCGCCGGAATGGTCTGCACCAGGCGTTCGAGCACCTCGTCCACGCCCATGCCGCTCTTGGCGCTGCAGGCCACGGCGTCGGTGGCGTCGATGCCGATGATCTTCTCGATCTCGTCCTTGACGCGGTCCGGGTCGGCCTGCGGCAGGTCCATCTTGTTCAGCACGGGCATTACTTCCAGCCCCTGCTCGATGGCGGTGTAGCAGTTGGCAACCGACTGCGCCTCGACGCCCTGCCCGGCATCGACCACCAGCAATGCACCTTCGCATGCCGCCAGCGAGCGCGAGACTTCGTAAGTGAAGTCGACGTGGCCGGGCGTATCGATGAAGTTCAGTTGGTAGGTCTTGCCGTCATTGGCCTTGTAGTGAAGGGTGACGCTGTGGGCCTTGATGGTGATGCCGCGCTCACGCTCCAGGTCCATGGAGTCCAGAACCTGAGCCTCCATTTCACGCGCGGTGAGACCGCCGCACATCTGGATGAAACGGTCAGCCAAGGTGGACTTGCCGTGGTCAATGTGGGCAATGATGGAAAAATTGCGGATATGACTCAGGTCACTCACAGATCAACACTCAAAGAAGGCACAGGCAAGACGCTTGCCGAAAATAGCCGCGGATTGTACCCGATCCCTCGCGACCGCGTCACGCCTGCACAGCGCTGGTGCAGATACGAAAAAGGCGCCCGAAAGCGCCTTTTTCAACGTACCCGACTTATTCAGCCAGCTTGAACGTAATGAAGCTGGCACGCCCCTGACGTAGCACTCGCATGGACACCGAACGATTCTTCGGCAGTTCCTGCGCCACCTGGGTGAAGGTGCTGGTTGAATCGATGGCCTGATTATTCAGGTGAGTGATCACATCGCCCGGACGCAGGCCAATCATGGCTGCAGGGCCGTTGAGCACTTCCTTCACGACAACCCCGCCTTTGAGGTCGAGGCCTTTCTTCTGCTCGGCAGTCAGCTCGACCACCGTCACGCCCAAACGATTGTTGCTGCGCTCGGCACCCTGCGCCGAACCCGCCGAGGCAAGCTCCTGACCTTCTTCAGGCAGCGTACCGACCGTGACGCTGAGTTTCTTGCGCGAGCCATCACGCACCACATCCAGTTCGGCCTTCTCGCCTGGCTTCAGCCCACCAACCAGGTGCGGTAGATCGGCCGACATGATGATCGGTTTGCCATTGAGGCTGAGAATCACGTCGCCCACCAGCAGGCCGCCCTTGTCCGCCGGGCCGTCTTCCAGCACCTGCGCAACCAGCGCGCCAGCCGGTTTCTCCAAGCCGAAGGATTCAGCCAGATCCTTGTTCACTTCCTGAATCACCACACCGAGCCAGCCACGAGTGACCTTGCCGTCGGCCTTGAGCTGGTCGGCGACCTGCATGGCCACTTCCATCGGAATGGCGAAGGAGAGCCCCATGAAGCCGCCGGAACGGGTGAAGATCTGCGAGTTGATACCCACTACTTCACCTTGCAGGTTGAACAGCGGGCCGCCGGAGTTACCCGGGTTGATCGCCACATCGGTCTGGATGAACGGCACGTAGCTGTCGCTCGGCAGGTTACGCCCCTTGGCACTGACGATACCGGCGGTCACCGAGTGATCGAAGCCGAACGGCGAACCGATGGCCAGCACCCACTCGCCGACCTTCAGCTCGTCGGACTTACCCAGGCGCACCACAGGCAAATCCTTGCCCTCGACCTTGAGCAGCGCGACATCGCTGCGCGGATCGGCGCCAATCAACTTGGCTTCCAGCTCGCTGCGATCGGAGAGACGCACGATGATCTCGTCAGCATCGGCGACCACATGATTGTTAGTCATGATGTAGCCATCCGGCGAAATGATGAAACCAGAGCCCAGCGATTGCGCCTCGCGCTGGCGGCCGCCCGGATTACGCGGAGCCTGCGGGATGCTGCGCTCGAAGAACTCGCGGAACATCGGCGGCAGACCTTCCAGATCAGGCATCCCTGGCTGCCCGGCAACGGCGCGCTCGGGCATCTTCTGGCGGGTACTGATATTGACGACCGCAGGCGAAGCTTCCTCTACCAGATTGGTGAAGTCTGGCAGGCTGGCCTGAGCGAACAGACTTTGCCCCCAGAGCAAGGCAACCGCCAGCAGCGGCGCAATGGACTTGAGTTTTCTCATCGAACTACGACTCCCCATGTAAAACTCGGACACTCTCAACCCGCCGCTGGAACAGACACCAGCAGCGCACCTAGGACAACGGGCTGTAATAAGGGGTTCTCGGCAACGCGAGCAGCGCGCCAGCGAACCAATAGCCAACTGGCAAGCAGACCACTCAGGCCGGCGAAGATCACCAGAGGCTCGGACAGACCCAGACCGTCCGCCAGCAGCGCAGCGGCGAACAGACCCAGAAGAGGAAGCAGATAAACCAGAAGAGAACTGCGCACCAGCAGATCTTCGCGCACACCGATGATCACGGTGTCGCCGACGGCCAGAGGCGTTTGACTGAGGGCGCGCACGTAACCGCGCTGCCGACCTACGCCGAGACGATCCATCAACCCCTGACCGCACGCCGCATTGGCCGAACAACTCGAGCAGGTGCTCTTGCGTAGCGTCTCGACCCAGACAGCGCCGGGCTCAAGCGCCACTACACGCCCCTGCTCTTCGATCATTGGCTAGCCTGTTCAGGCACTCCGGCACGCATGGACAGGGCGATACGCTCGGCAGTACCCAAAGGAATCTCACCGACCACGGTAACCATCACGTCACCTGCATCGGTGCTCATGCGCCGCGAAACGGCAACGGTCGGCCCCAGCTGGCTGCGCGCATCATCAACAACGCTGCCTTTCAAGGGCTCAAGGAAAACCGAGAATCGTGCCAGACCATCGCCGTACATCATGTAGGCGACAGAGTTATCAGAAGAAGGATCACGACGTAGCTGCGCGGCAGTCAAGGTAAAGCCTGGAGGCAGCCAATCCGAACGCCAGCTGCCTTCGGCCATGCTGTCGGCAGCACGCAAACGTACCGGACGACATCCCGAACTCGGTTGCATGGCGCTCGCCACGGGGGCGGAGGTATCCAGCTGAGCGAACTGGAATCGCTCCAGAAGCTGACCGCGCTCGTTCAAGAGCAGAGATTTCAACGGCAGGCCGGTTTCTCGATCCAGGTGTAACTCGAAGCCGTAACGGTGCTGATCCTTGGGCGCCAACACCAGAACGTCGGCAGGACGATTGGCGATGCGCGACTGACCGGCGACACGAATGTCGTACCAGTTGCTCAGTTGCTCGGCATCCAGCTGACGGGCAGGCCAGGCTTGCCCCTCACTGACCTGATCGACCAACGCGCCACTGACGCACTGAGCCTGACCATCGACCTTGAATACTTCCTGGGCAGGACCATCGAGCTGCAGAAGGCGCTCGCGAACTTCGCCCCCTTCTTCCACCTGATGCCACACGGCATGGGTGGAAAAACTCCCATTGCGCTCATAGATGAACGTACCCTGGAAGCTTTGCTGGCGCTCTGCCGCAGCGAGGCGCCCGAGCAAGTCCTGCACCTCGGAGGCCTGAACCGGCAGAGCCAGCAGACCACCGAGAAGGTAGAGGGGAATCGCGCGCATGTGACTCCTTAGCGCTTAGCGGTTTTCCAGACTTGCAGCCCGAGCATAAGGCAGAGCGGTTTCACCGCTACCCATCACGGCTTCCTGCGCATGTTGACGCAGGTAGTTCGGCAGACGCTGCTCATGCCAGCTGGCAGTGCCAGCTTCAGCTGCTTCGCCGACTTCCTCGCTGCTGTTGTAACCAGCGAGCAATGCAGGACCTTGCACCTGAGGTACCGAAAGCACCGGAGAGGCTTCCTGCTGAGCCAGTTGAGCACCGCTCAGGTCATCCTGGTTATAGAAGCGCACACCCG
The genomic region above belongs to Pseudomonas sediminis and contains:
- the lepB gene encoding signal peptidase I gives rise to the protein MSINFPLLLVIAVAVCGFLALIDLILLAPRRRAAIAAYQGRVDDPDDRVLERLSKEPLLVEYGKSFFPVLAIVLVLRSFLVEPFQIPSGSMKPTLEVGDFILVNKFAYGIRLPVIDEKIIEVDNPQRGDVMVFRYPSDPTINYIKRVVGLPGDRIEYTQGKRLLINGEPVAEKLIGEEPGSLGGAMLYQERLGQVEHTIRKEMTRMRREPGGQWVVPEGHYFMMGDNRDNSNDSRYWRDRHIPQELWGMVPDDHIVGKAFAIWMSWPEPKTSNLPNFSRVGLIH
- the lepA gene encoding translation elongation factor 4; translation: MSDLSHIRNFSIIAHIDHGKSTLADRFIQMCGGLTAREMEAQVLDSMDLERERGITIKAHSVTLHYKANDGKTYQLNFIDTPGHVDFTYEVSRSLAACEGALLVVDAGQGVEAQSVANCYTAIEQGLEVMPVLNKMDLPQADPDRVKDEIEKIIGIDATDAVACSAKSGMGVDEVLERLVQTIPAPTGEIDAPLQALIIDSWFDNYLGVVSLVRVRQGRVKKGDKILVKSTGKVHLVDSVGVFTPKHTATADLKAGEVGFIIASIKDIHGAPVGDTLTLSSTPEVEVLPGFKKIQPQVYAGLFPVSSDDFEDFRDALQKLTLNDSSLQYAPESSDALGFGFRCGFLGMLHMEIIQERLEREYDLDLITTAPSVIYEIELKTGETITVDNPSKLPDVSAVADFREPIVTATILVPQEHLGNVITLCIEKRGVQRDMQFLGSQVQVRYDLPMNEVVLDFFDRLKSTSRGYASLDYHFDRYQSANLVKLDVLINGDKVDALALIVHRDNAAYKGRALTEKMKELIPRQMFDVAIQAAIGGQIIARTTVKALRKNVLAKCYGGDVSRKKKLLEKQKAGKKRMKQVGNVEIPQEAFLAVLRLDS
- a CDS encoding DegQ family serine endoprotease yields the protein MRKLKSIAPLLAVALLWGQSLFAQASLPDFTNLVEEASPAVVNISTRQKMPERAVAGQPGMPDLEGLPPMFREFFERSIPQAPRNPGGRQREAQSLGSGFIISPDGYIMTNNHVVADADEIIVRLSDRSELEAKLIGADPRSDVALLKVEGKDLPVVRLGKSDELKVGEWVLAIGSPFGFDHSVTAGIVSAKGRNLPSDSYVPFIQTDVAINPGNSGGPLFNLQGEVVGINSQIFTRSGGFMGLSFAIPMEVAMQVADQLKADGKVTRGWLGVVIQEVNKDLAESFGLEKPAGALVAQVLEDGPADKGGLLVGDVILSLNGKPIIMSADLPHLVGGLKPGEKAELDVVRDGSRKKLSVTVGTLPEEGQELASAGSAQGAERSNNRLGVTVVELTAEQKKGLDLKGGVVVKEVLNGPAAMIGLRPGDVITHLNNQAIDSTSTFTQVAQELPKNRSVSMRVLRQGRASFITFKLAE
- a CDS encoding SoxR reducing system RseC family protein, which translates into the protein MIEEQGRVVALEPGAVWVETLRKSTCSSCSANAACGQGLMDRLGVGRQRGYVRALSQTPLAVGDTVIIGVREDLLVRSSLLVYLLPLLGLFAAALLADGLGLSEPLVIFAGLSGLLASWLLVRWRAARVAENPLLQPVVLGALLVSVPAAG
- a CDS encoding MucB/RseB C-terminal domain-containing protein, with protein sequence MRAIPLYLLGGLLALPVQASEVQDLLGRLAAAERQQSFQGTFIYERNGSFSTHAVWHQVEEGGEVRERLLQLDGPAQEVFKVDGQAQCVSGALVDQVSEGQAWPARQLDAEQLSNWYDIRVAGQSRIANRPADVLVLAPKDQHRYGFELHLDRETGLPLKSLLLNERGQLLERFQFAQLDTSAPVASAMQPSSGCRPVRLRAADSMAEGSWRSDWLPPGFTLTAAQLRRDPSSDNSVAYMMYGDGLARFSVFLEPLKGSVVDDARSQLGPTVAVSRRMSTDAGDVMVTVVGEIPLGTAERIALSMRAGVPEQASQ